TTCCTTGTACAGCGGAAGTACAAGGAACTTTTAAGGTAACTTTTAAGTGGCCATCACTGAACAGGACTCTGCTGTAGCAGAAATTGGATTTGTtattgggcgggggggggttggtgtgttgTCATGGTAACAATTCAATTTACATCTGGCTGTTCAGGCATGAAATGATCACTAATGCCTTTGCAGATTTTAGTGACTTGTACCATAAGCCAGTGTCTGTTTATTCACTGCTTTGATTCCAGGGATTGCCCATGATGAGCCAGGCCCCACGGATGATGCCAATGCCAGGACAGCCTCCCTACATGCCGCCACCTGGGATGATGCCACCACCTGGGATGGCACCTGGCCAGATGCCTCCAGGTTCCATTCCTCCTGGCCAGATGATGCCTGGACAGATGCCGCCCCCTGCTCAGACGGTAAGTGTTCAGTCTGTGGTTGCCTGTGTCGCTGTGCCCACACTCTGGGAATTGTAGTCAACTGTGTGCAAACTTGGTAGCTTCCTTATGAGCACTTGGAGAAAAGCTTTCTGTAGACAGAGGATCCCAGACTGCCCAGTGAGTGTGCCCTCTCTGGGTCTCCCCTGCTGCCCAGTGAGTGTGCCCTCGCTGGGTTTAAGGCTTCACTTTGTGCCCTCTGAAAAATCTGCACGCTTTGAAAGAATTGCTCTGAGCTGAAGCCCTGTCTCACTGAGAAACGCTTGGACCATTGGCTGGAGTTTATTCCTGCTGCTGACATCGTGCAGTATTCCAGCATGTGGCAGGGGCTCCGTGTCTGAGCTGGATCACTGAGCATCTTTGGGATGTAGCTTTCAGAGCGGAGAGGTTAGTCTAGAGTCTGAATCTTTCGTTCCGTTGtgaggaggtcgggggggggtgtTTTGTgaggagattgtgtgtgtgtgtgtgcgtgcgtgcatgACAATGCTTTGGTGCTGTAACATTAACTGCCATCTTTCTGGTTCCCAGGTGCCTGAGAATCCACCCAATCATATCCTCTTCTTAACCAACCTGCCTGAGGAGACCAATGAGCTGATGTTGTCCATGCTTTTCAATCAGTGAGTATGGGGTTGGGGGGAAAGCCAGAACTTCAACTGAGGgcctgggagcggggaggaggaggaagtaaatattttgcagattctgccaggtgggggtggggtaaaTATTTCACAGACCCGTTTACTCGGGTTGAGAGTCCAAGCTGTCTGTTGTTTTGGGTGGGGGATTATTCTCTGGGGCTGTAGTGCCCCGAGTGATGTTACTGGGGATGAGGGCAGGTTACTGATTCTCCCCACCCTGTCTGGTTTTGTCCCTCCTGGCCATCCAGCTTGTTGGGAAGGTGCACAGTGAGTATTCCGTTCTAACTGGATCACCGCAGCAAGCAGCTGTCCGGGATCAGTCTCGAACTGGTCAGgatctcgaggggctgaagggctGAATGATTGGAGTGAGGTAAAACACATTACTGTCTAACCAAGCTCTAGGACTTAAAGAACCTTGGAATTCCAAGCATTGCCCTTCCTTTATATAGGGACGAGGCTGCTAATGGTGTCGTTGTACGGTGCTTGCCCCTTATGCAATGTGCATCTCTCCTCACATGGGTTTGAGTTATCTGTAcattgtgtgtgtgactctctgtcgTGCTGATTTTGACTTCTGCTTTTCCTCAGGTTCCCTGGGTTTAAGGAAGTCCGTTTAGTGCCTGGTCGTCATGACATCGCCTTTGTGGAATTTGACAATGAGGTGCAGGCTGGAGCAGCCCGTGACGCGCTCCAAGGGTTTAAGATCACACAGTCGAACGCAATGAAAATCTCCTTTGCAAAGAAATGAGGGGTCGGGAGGATTGAACTGGTTAACTCTGGCTTTGTTTTCAGAAGCCGTTactcctgggttttttttttagtgcagTAACTGGTTTGTGTATTAGATTAAAGTTCTGATGCTTCAGGTAAGTGGAGAGACCCCCTCGGGTTCCTCATGTTCCAGCATCGCGCTGGCCTGTGTGAACGAGGCAAGCTTCTGTTTTAATGGGGTGGATACGATCTGTAAACCTGCTGAGGGACCACTGCCTGGGGCCGTTCAGATTGTTGTGTATGTTGTTATCCTCTCCTTGCCCCATTCCACCCTGGGTACATCCCAGAGGGCCTGTCAAATCGAAATaattcacttcccttttgaatgctGTTCAGGAGCTGATTACATGGCTTTACCCTGAGTGGAGGAATTGGATGGACTTTAACTCCTGctcatgctttttttttaaaatttgactgCCCCCGTTTGACTGTATTTTTGAGCGAATGAATGTGTCTGACTGGCTGAGGTAACAGTTTGGCTTAATCGCACGTAAGAAAGCTGTTCACCCAGAGTCTCCGTGACATTGCACCTGGAGCTTTCGAACTTATTGGACTAACTgaataaaaagtttttttttataaccTGCTGTGAGTGTTTATTTATCACCGAGCTCTCGTACTTTACAGGGTTATGGTTatggaacattttctctacatctgccctatccaaccctttcataatcttaaaagaccTATTAGGttgctcctcagccttctcttttccagagaaaagagccccatcctgtaCAGGAGCTGTCACTGAGACACTCATGGACAGTACAGTACCAGATaggagtgaattgttcccttttacaTGCTGTGTAGGAGCTGGCACTGAGACACACTCTGATAAGAGTAGAGATATACACTCCCTTTTTGTGGAATAAGCCCATTAGGGCTGGGTTTTGTTGGGTGACTGCAGTGGGGGGAAACTACGTGATAGAAATTCTCATTGCCCACTGTGTTTTCCCATGGTGGTGTCTTGTGATGGGATTGAGGAGCAAGTGGAATGACGTGTAGGACTAGCCCTGCTTAACCGGTAAGTACAGCAGGGGAGGAAAGAGCATGTGTAGCGTGAGGGGTACGAGTGGGTTGTGAACCCTGTGAAAGTAGCTGGAATTGTAAGTGCTGCATCAGTGCTTCATGTACTGAGCCTGGTCTGCTGCTGATTTAATCAGCCTGTTACCAGCACTGTAGGAAGCACTCCTACTGTTGCAGCTTCAGAACAGTCCCTGGCGTTTGCTCAGGGTGCTCAGTACAATAGGGGCAGCTAAACCCCAAGTTTCCAGATTTTCCCAACTACAGCTCAGTTAGCAAAAAAGACCAAGCAGCTTGTGTGTTCACAGCTCGGTAAGGATTTTGAACATTGGGTCAAACTCCATTTTACTCTTGAACTACTGGACGATTCACTAGAAAGGATTCAGACATTCACTTGGATTGCACATTTACAGTTGGtttgaaagcaagggttaactTGCCCGGGACATTACAGTATAAATGCGAAACAGCGGAATGCAGACTATTAAACTGATATCCAACCGTTCAGTTTAAACACTGCAGGAGCAATACAGTACAGAAACTGCGACGgtcaataacaactgataaggCGAAGCTTTCAGAAGGTTTTCGATGTCGACAACAGCGAAGAACAAAGACCTGATCGGACAACTGGCTTCACGTAGAGAGGAGGCTACAAGGGGTTCATACAGTCCGTGAGTAGTACAACAAGCATCCATTTTAATACTAtggacaaattgggccttctCATAACTTGGTTCACACCCATTTGCTCAGAAACATAAAAATAAGATGTCGTAGCAGTCAAAACAACAGATATCGAAGAAGCTTCCAGAGTTAATGACTGTGGCATAAGCTCCTCCAACAAGGCTTTGTTTctgaactttgacaaaaagaCTTTGATTCTGAGCTTTAACCAAACCACTTTGTCACTAAACTTTGATGAAAAGACAAACCCTGATGATAAGAACCTCGACACATCATTCAACACATCTCTTAATAATGCACCTATTTCTGCAGCAATTGCTGCCCTACTTCTAGACCTAGACGGCTGCTTTGATGCATAAGGTATATGCTACTTGCTTTGTGCCTGCTCATGTACTCTTTTAAGTCATTAAGCAAGGAACGCCACCACTTGTTTTATCAGGTAGAGCAATCCTTGCATTAattgagttgcttcatgcttGCTATGTCCTCTTTTTAAATGACTAAATAAAGAACCACTTTGATTCACAAAACCACTGGGTCAGGTGGCTTTCTTTGCCTGAACAATCATCCAGATCCATGCATCTCTGGGAAAGACCCGAAATTCCCTGCAGCTGTGCCTGTATCTGAAGGACTTGCATTGAAAATGTTACTGTTCCTGTTCCATCCAACCCAGTTCCAAAATAAATTCCAAGACCTTAGTGAGGGATTGGAGTGTTACCCTGTGTAAAGTGAGGTTTGTTTGTGCTAAATACTCCAGGCAGCACAAGCTGTCCTGGGGCCACTTGCTTAGCTGAAGAGACTGGCTGCTTTCACTggtgtttgtttctgctgatgttgaaGTAAATACTGGGGTATTTTGTAATCCTTCCCTCCCTGCTCTTAATGCTTCTGCCACTTGGTTCTGCAGATTTAACACTCCCACCTGGTGCTAACTGATGTGGGGATTTCTCTGAAAGGGTGAGTGGCGGAGGCACTGGATGAGACACTCGCCTGACAGCGAGGTCCATATACAGCCCTGCCTGTAATGAGTGGGTAGTCTCGGTCCGTTCTGCAGCAGCTTGGACCGACAGCAGAAAACTGGCAATCAGACTCGTCATGGGAcagctggtgtgagaaatggctAATTGTCACAGTGGTGCAGTAGGAGagtgggacggtgtagagggagctttattctgtatccaacttgtgctgttcctgccctgggagtgtttgatgggacagtgcagagggagctttactctgtatctaacctgtgctgtacctgccctgggtgtattGATTTTGTGTACCATTCCTAGCTCCGTTAAATGGTGTGAGAGGGTTGTGTTGTGTTAGAGGCAAATATATCCGAAGGAAGGTGAGATCTTTTAAAAACAAACCACTCAATAATATTccaaacacaagcttttcaaatcCAACTCAAACAGCAGATTTAGAGAAATATTTTTATTCCGTGTATGGAAGGTGTAAACACATCTCTTCCTACCATGCTTTATAAAAAGGTAATTGTCCTTATGACTTTTGCTTCAAGCCAGTTGCTGTCGGGAAGGACATTCCACAAAGTTTTTAGGTTGGCAAAACCAATCCATTAAGCTTAGCAAACATTGGCTGGGGCTCCCGGGAGGCCACAGTTCCAGTATTTTACCCAAAGCTGCCTCCTCTCTCCCAGTAAGCTGAGGGTTCAGAATGTTTGCTGGCTGGAACAAAATGCAGACCGAGATGTCTCTGACAGCATCGGCCTTTTGCATGATTGTTTTCTGCACCGCTGGTGTCTTTTCCACGAGGGGAGAAGTGAGGCATAAACTGGCGGACAGGAAGCTGTGCGCAGATGAAGAATGCAGCCGTGAGTAATCCTCAAAAAGCAGCTGAACTAAATGGCCTTTGCTTTAAATGAAATGCAGCATCTTGGGAGGGAGCAGCGTTATCAAATGTCCCTTGTTTTAACTGAAGAGTTTATGcaaggaatgaaaaaaaaatcaatttttcatagaatcgtacggcactggaggccattcggcccatcgtgcctgtgccggctctttgaaagagctgtccaataagtcccactctccctgctctttccccgtagccctgcaaatttttccccttcaagtatttatccaattcccttttgaaagttactattgaatctgcttccaccgccctttcaggcagcgcattccagatcattacaactcgctgcgtaaaaaaaattctcatttccccacTGAGGTGTCTCTGACAATATCGGTCTTTTGCGTGATTGTTTTctgcacctttggttcttttgccaactatcttaaatctgtgtcctctggttaccgaccctcctgccagtagaaacagagcaaatagggagaaactatcataacccttcataattttgataagaataaataaggagaaaccagtttccactggcaggaggaattAACAGCATTACAACAGTCGGCTGCTGATTTCACTTTGACGATCCTTGTCTTTTCTTTTCCCGTCCATTCCTGTAGGAAGCTGGCAGCTTTCACTCGGAGCCTTTGCTGGACTTGTCGGTCCATCGCTGGCTCTGGTTTCTCTGCTGAAGATACAGTTCCATGGCTGGCCTCCTCTACCTCACCATTCTTGCGGTGTGGGCTTAGACTCCTGAGTGTTGGCCGGCTTACTCTCTTAAAAGACTGTCACAGCCAAGATCGATCTTATCCGTCCCCCCAAACATCCCAATACGTGcgttggatagcgatcaggagcagggaccctgtctgatttttttccctcagaGCGCTGATAAATAATGGCTGGGTTATTCTGGGCTTCGTTCTGAGCTAAAGTTGCCCAGCCAGGACACTGTGCGCACTGTTTAAACATTCTCCGCTCTGTTTTTCTTGTAGATCCCATTTCAATGGCTCGGGCGCTGGCAGATTACACGGGTCCTGACTGCAGATTCATCAACATCCGCCAAGGACAAATCGTTTATGTGTATGGGAAACTCAAAGGGAAGGGACGCAATTTCTGGCAAGGGACTGTGAGTCTGAGGCAGAGTCTGCACAGTTAGTTTAGGTGCTCGATGCTGAGACTGATTCCTGCCCATCACTAGCATTTGGCTCTGGGACTGACTTTGGCACCTCCGGTGCCCACTGCCAGTGTTTAGGCTCTGAGTCTGTCTGGTGCCACTGTTTgaactgtgagactgactgataTCTGTGTTTGGGCTGTGGGACTGCCTGGTGTCTGTGTTTGGGCTGTGAGACTGACCGGTGTCTGTGTTTgagctgtgagactgactgaTATCTGTGTTTGGGCTGTGAGACTGACCGGTGTCTGTGTTTGGGCTGTGagactgactggtgtctgtgttTGGGCTGTGAGACTGACCGATGTCTGTGTTTGAGCTGTGAGACTGACCGATGTCTGTGTTTGGGCTGTGGGACTGACCGATGTCAGTGTTTgagctgtgagactgactgaTATCTGTGTTTGGGCTGTGAGACTGATCGGTGTCTGTGTTTgagctgtgagactgactgaTATCTGTGTTTGGGCTGTGAGACTGACCGATGTCTGTGTTTGGGCTGTGGGACTGACCAGTGTCTGTGTTTGGGCTGTGAGACTGACCGATGGCTGTGTTTGAGCTGTGAGACTGACCGATGTCTGCGTTTGGGCTGTGGGACTGACCAGTGTCTGTTTGGGCTGTGGGATAGACCGGTGTCTGCGTTTGGGCTGTGAGACTGACCGATGGCTGTGTTTGGGCTGTGAGACTGACCGATGTCTGTGTTTGAGCTGTGAGACTGACCGGTGTCTGTGTTTGGGCTGTGAGACTGACCGGTGTCTGTGTTTgagctgtgagactgactgaTATCTGTGTTTGGGCTGTGAGACTGACCGATGTCTGTGTTTGGGCTGTGGGACTGACCAGTGTCTGTGTTTGGGCTGTGGGACTGACCGATGGCTGTGTTTGGGCTGTGGGACTGACCGATGGCTGTGTTTGGGCTGTGGgactgactggtgtctgtgttTGGGCTGTGGGACTGACCGGTGTCTGTGTTTGGGCTGTGGGACTGACCGATGTCTGTGTTTGGGCTGTGAGACTGACCAGTGTCTGTGTTTGGGCTGTGGGACTGACCGGTGTCTGTTTGGGCTGTGGAATAGACCGGTGTCTGCGTTTGGGCTGTGGATCTGCCCAGTGTCTGTGTTTGGGCACTTTGGCACTTCTGGTGCCCACTGCCAGTGTTTAGGCTCTGAGTCTGTCTGGTGCCACTGTTTgaactgtgagactgactgataTCTGTGTTTGGGCTGTGGGACTGACCGATGTCTGTGTTTGGGCTGTGGGACTGACCGATGTCTGTGTTTgagctgtgagactgactgaTATCTGTGTTTGGGCTGTGAGACTGACCAGTGTCTGTGTTTGGACTGTGGGACTGCCCAGTGTCTGTCTTTGGGCTGTGGGACTGACCAGTGTCTGTGTTTGGACTGTGGGACTGCCCAGTGTCTGTGTTTGGGTGTGGGACAGACCGGTGTCTGCGTTTGGGCTGTGGGACAGACCGGTGTCTGCGTTTGGGCTGTGGGACAGACCGGTGTCTGCGTTTGGGCTGTGGGACTGACCAGTGCTGTGTTTGGGCTGTGGGACTGCCCAGTGTCTGTGTTTGGGCTGTGGGACtgactacaggatgcactgcagcaactcgccaaagcttcttcgacagcacctcccaaacccgcgacctctaccacctagaaggacaaggacaacaggcgcatgggaacaacaccacctgcacattcccctccaagtcacacaccatcccgacttggaaatatatcgccgttccttcatcgtcactgggtcaaaatcctggaactcccttcctaacagcactgtgggagaaccttcaccacacggactgcagcggttcaagaaggcggctcaccaccaccttctccagggcaattagggatgggcaataaatgccggcctcgccagcgacgcccacatcccatgaataaattaaaaaaacctCAGGCCCCAAAATTAGCCACAATCCGATCACAGCCGCCCTCagttggagaggagaggagaggccaCCAGTGTCCATTACAGCAATAGTTTGTAATAAAATATCCCAGGATAGAGTGACTTTATTTGGGACATCTGCTTTACTTTATTGTTGTGTAGAGTTTACTGGGAGGGGGTAAGACTCGGTACTAGGATGGATTCACTGGGGGGAGGTGGATTTGTTTGTAAGTGTTGTTTCACTGTGTACACAGCGACACATTCATTCAGCACTCAGTCAGGCTGCAGCTTGAACATCGCAGTACAGAAAACACCCCGTGGGAGCATGCAGCGATACCCCCCGGCCAGGGAATGCCCACTGGGACCATGGAGCGAAACTCCCCCAGGAAATATCGGCAGGGAGCCTGGAGCAGATGTGGAAAGACTgtacctcccactccctctcctggaAGTCTCAGGACTGCGGGACTGACCAGTGTTTGTGTTTGGGCTGTGGGACTGACCACTGTCTGTGTTTGGGCTGCGGGACTGACCACTGTCTGTTTGGGCTGCGCGACTGACCACTGTTGAGGCTGTGCGACTGACCAATGTCTGTGTTTAGGTTCAAGGTGATTATTTTGGGGAGCAGTCTGGAATTCTTGGATTTTTCCCAAATTCGGTTGTGCAAGAGATCCAACATCTGGGGACAGAGGTTGTGGAACTGCCTACGGTTGTAAGTGTATTTTACTTCTTTACAGAATTCTTTCCtttacatttattgtccattcggTGTCTGCTGGCAGTGGGGCGATGGTTTGTACCATACCCTGTCCACAGTGACCCCCGTTGGTAAGTACGTGTGTGTGTTGGACTGGATTATGATGCTTCCTACAGTGGACTAGTCTGCTGCCACTCCTGGGCTAGGCTTATACATGAAGGACAAACACTTGGATGAAGCACCGAAGGGtgactggtgcctgtggaacaccGTGAGAGTCAACGTCGTCAATGGGAGGGGAGTTAGTGGTGAAAAGGGTGGGTTTATTACAGAACTGTTTGACAATGCCTACCTGTGTTTGTAGGACTGGGATTTCTACTGTTAGTAAAGGAAGAAGAGGATCCCAACAGCAGAAACCAGCCAACACCACGGAGAGTCAATGTATTAAATAGAATTAGAAGAACGAACTAGAATACATCCTAAACTATAGCAACCCCAACTGTAACCAACATCTAAATAAACAGGAATAGAATCGCTGGGCTgctcatttatttatttaatatttctctAGTTTACACACCCAGTGACTGAAAGACAAaggcatttatgtaacacctcaGCCGGACTCACAAACTTCTCCAAGCGCTTCacatgcaaaagaaccaaaggcgacatgaggaaaaacttttttacacaagtagtaatgatctggaatgcgctgcccgaaagggcggtggaaccAGAGTCAAttttggctttcaaaaaggaattggataaatatgtgaagggaaagaaatttgcagagctacggtgaaagagtggggggactgggactaactggattgctcttacaaagaaccagcatgggctcgatgggcc
This genomic stretch from Heptranchias perlo isolate sHepPer1 chromosome 41, sHepPer1.hap1, whole genome shotgun sequence harbors:
- the snrpa gene encoding U1 small nuclear ribonucleoprotein A gives rise to the protein MSVQESRPNHTIYINNLNEKIKKDELKKSLYAIFSQFGQILDILVSRNLKMRGQAFVIFKEVSSATNALRSMQGFPFYDKPMRIQYAKTDSDIIAKMKGTYVERDRKKEKRKVKIPETSVNKKVSAPPTANAVPPPVSGLPMMSQAPRMMPMPGQPPYMPPPGMMPPPGMAPGQMPPGSIPPGQMMPGQMPPPAQTVPENPPNHILFLTNLPEETNELMLSMLFNQFPGFKEVRLVPGRHDIAFVEFDNEVQAGAARDALQGFKITQSNAMKISFAKK
- the LOC137305840 gene encoding melanoma-derived growth regulatory protein-like, whose protein sequence is MFAGWNKMQTEMSLTASAFCMIVFCTAGVFSTRGEVRHKLADRKLCADEECSHPISMARALADYTGPDCRFINIRQGQIVYVYGKLKGKGRNFWQGTVQGDYFGEQSGILGFFPNSVVQEIQHLGTEVVELPTVDWDFYC